A single genomic interval of Arachis duranensis cultivar V14167 chromosome 7, aradu.V14167.gnm2.J7QH, whole genome shotgun sequence harbors:
- the LOC127740583 gene encoding uncharacterized protein LOC127740583: protein MKKENNVTRNVGDLPRRLTRAQAAAFLASGQLPPSKGVSQQKEKQLVKGNPKRAVSDNACLPRKKRAALQDVSNIFCETKGKGCLNAPKIQSKKGKLDKAGPSGVSKVLKEKSLPHSGLSYSNMLDPGIS from the exons atgaagaaagaaaacaatgtAACCAGGAACGTTGGAGACCTCCCTCGTCGATTGACTCGAGCTCAAGCTGCTGCATTTCTTGCATCTGGGCAattgcctccttcaaagggggTTTCACAACAAAAAGAGAAGCAGCTTGTAAAAGGCAATCCAAAAAGAGCAGTTTCGGATAATGCATGCCTTCCACGTAAAAAGAGGGCTGCTCTTCAGGATGTGTCTAACATTTTCTGTGAAACTAAAGGCAAGGGCTGTTTGAATGCACCTAAAATTCAG TCTAAGAAAGGCAAGCTGGATAAGGCTGGTCCAAGTGGTGTTTCCAAAGTACTTAAAGAGAAGAGTTTGCCCCACTCAGGGCTTAGCTATAGTAATATGTTGGATCCCGGCATATCATAA
- the LOC107459619 gene encoding auxin-responsive protein IAA15 — MAMLDVDFKLSLSLPGTQTGATKRCRRFPEEDTVDLLHSKAQMVGWPPVMRANRKCGVKVGVDGAPYLRKVDLEVYESYEELFKALETMFCCSTIICNENKVMDNYMPTYEDKDGDWMLVGDVPWEMFVESCKRIRLMIK, encoded by the exons ATGGCCATGTTGGATGTTGACTTTAAGCTCAGCCTCTCTCTTCCCGGTACTCAAACCGGAGCCACCAAACGCTGCCGCCGCTTTCCGGAGGAGGACACCGTTGATCTTCTTCATTCCAA GGCACAGATGGTGGGGTGGCCGCCGGTGATGAGGGCAAACAGAAAGTGTGGCGTGAAGGTGGGTGTGGACGGAGCACCATATCTAAGAAAAGTGGATCTTGAAGTGTATGAGAGTTATGAAGAGCTCTTCAAGGCATTGGAGACTATGTTTTGTTGCTCAACCATTATTT GTAATGAGAATAAGGTGATGGATAATTATATGCCAACTTATGAGGACAAAGACGGTGATTGGATGTTAGTTGGCGATGTACCTTGGGA gATGTTCGTTGAATCATGCAAGAGAATAAGACTCATGATAAAGTAG
- the LOC107459588 gene encoding auxin-induced protein 22C encodes MAKEGLGLEITELRLGLPGGDSSASKKRVFSEIDGGENGSSTERNNKNAVVGWPPVCSYRKKKTSSKMYVKVSMDGAPFLRKIDLAMHKDYSHLAFALDNLFASYGIDAENCEQVPIYEDKDGDWMLVGDVPWEMFIESCKRLRIMKRSDAKGFGLQPKGSLKGFIEGVKN; translated from the exons ATGGCCAAAGAAGGTCTTGGACTTGAAATCACGGAGCTAAGATTGGGTCTTCCCGGTGGGGATTCATCAGCATCGAAGAAGAGGGTGTTTTCGGAGATTGATGGAGGGGAAAATGGATCCTCAACGGAGAGGAATAATAAGAACGCGGTGGTGGGGTGGCCACCGGTGTGCTCTTACCGGAAGAAGAAGACGTCGTCGAAAATGTACGTGAAGGTTAGCATGGATGGTGCTCCATTCTTGCGTAAAATTGATCTTGCCATGCACAAGGATTACTCCCACCTAGCCTTTGCCTTGGACAACCTCTTTGCTTCCTATGGAATCG ATGCGGAGAATTGTGAACAAGTTCCGATTTACGAGGACAAAGATGGTGACTGGATGCTCGTCGGAGATGTTCCTTGGGA GATGTTTATTGAATCATGCAAGCGTCTGAGGATTATGAAGAGATCAGATGCAAAGGGCTTTGGTCTGCAACCAAAAGGATCATTAAAGGGATTTATAGAAGGcgtgaaaaattaa
- the LOC107459838 gene encoding katanin p60 ATPase-containing subunit A1, with product MSGASLTGLQDHLKLAREYALEGLYDTSIIFFDGAVAQINKHLNTVEDPLIRAKWMNVKKALSEETEVVKQLDAERRAFKETPVGNGRRRPASPPISTKSNFVFQPLDEYPTSSSSGPGGPLDDPDVWRPPSRDDSRSGSGRRPVVSARGPTRKSQQDGAWARGGPTRPAARGAKAAGGAASGRVNSGARGATAAKKGTASGKSSKSDSVNGDGDDGKTKKGQYEGPDPDLAEMLERDVLETSPGVRWDDVAGLTEAKRLLEEAVVLPLWMPEYFQGIRRPWKGVLMFGPPGTGKTLLAKAVATECGTTFFNVSSATLASKWRGESERMVRCLFDLARAYAPSTIFIDEIDSLCNARGASGEHESSRRVKSELLVQVDGVNNSSTNEDGTRKIVMVLAATNFPWDIDEALRRRLEKRIYIPLPNFESRKELIRINLKTVEVAPDVNIDDVARRTEGYSGDDLTNVCRDASLNGMRRKIAGKTRDEIKNMPKDEISKDPVAMCDFEEALKKVQRSVSQADIERHEKWFTEFGSA from the exons atgagTGGAGCTTCGTTAACAGGCTTGCAAGACCACCTCAAACTGGCAAGAGAGTACGCTCTCGAAGGACTCTACGACACTTCCATTATCTTCTTCGACGGCGCCGTTGCTCAGATCAACAA GCATCTAAACACTGTTGAGGATCCGTTAATCCGAGCGAAATGGATGAACGTGAAGAAAGCTCTGTCGGAGGAAACCGAAGTGGTGAAGCAGCTGGATGCGGAGAGAAGGGCATTTAAGGAAACTCCTGTTGGGAATGGGAGGAGGCGTCCTGCTTCACCTCCGATCTCTACCAAATCTAACTTCGTTTTTCAGCCGTTGGATGAGTATCCAACTTCTTCATCCAGCGGTCCAGGTGGTCCCTTGGACGATCCCGATGTGTGGAGACCGCCCAGTCGAGATGATTCTAGGTCTGGTAGCGGGAGAAGGCCCGTTGTTTCTGCCCGCGGGCCTACTCGCAAGTCCCAGCAGGATGGAGCTTGGGCCCGTGGCGGCCCTACCAGGCCCGCTGCACGCGGTGCTAAGGCTGCTGGTGGTGCTGCTTCTGGTAGGGTTAACTCCGGAGCCCGGGGCGCAACCGCTGCCAAGAAAGGCACTGCTTCTGGAAAATCCAGCAAATCCGATTCAGTT aatggtgatggtgatgatggGAAGACAAAGAAGGGGCAATATGAAGGTCCTGATCCGGACTTAGCTGAGATGCTTGAAAGGGACGTGTTGGAGACGTCTCCCGGAGTGAGATGGGATGATGTTGCAGGCCTCACTGAAGCCAAGAGGCTTCTTGAAGAAGCTGTTGTCCTTCCATTATGGATGCCTGAGTATTTCCAG GGGATTAGGAGACCGTGGAAAGGTGTTCTCATGTTTGGTCCTCCCGGAACTGGGAAGACACTTCTTGCTAAAGCAGTTGCTACTGAATGCGGTACCACTTTCTTTAATGTTTCTTCCGCAACTTTAGCTTCTAAATGGCGTGGAGAGAGTGAACGCATGGTGCGGTGTTTGTTTGATCTTGCAAGAGCATATGCACCAAGTACAATTTTCATTGATGAAATTGATTCTCTGTGCAATGCTAGGGG GGCTTCTGGGGAACATGAATCATCCAGAAGGGTGAAGTCTGAACTTCTAGTTCAGGTTGATGGTGTAAACAATAGTTCCACAAATGAAGATGGTACCCGTAAAATAGTAATGGTTTTGGCAGCCACAAACTTCCCTTGGGACATAGATGAGGCACTGAG GCGAAGGCTGGAAAAGCGTATATACATTCCTCTTCCGAATTTTGAGAGTCGTAAAGAGTTGATCCGTATCAATTTGAAGACTGTGGAG GTGGCCCCTGATGTCAATATAGATGACGTGGCTCGCCGTACAGAAGGCTATAGTGGAGATGATTTGACAAATGTATGTCGTGATGCTTCCCTGAATGGTATGAGGCGTAAGATAGCGGGAAAAACACGCGATGAGATCAAGAACATGCCCAAGGATGAGATTTCAAAGGATCCTGTTGCTATGTGTGATTTTGAGGAAGCTTTGAAGAAAGTCCAGCGAAGTGTTTCTCAGGCTGACATCGAACGTCATGAGAAGTGGTTTACTGAATTTGGATCAGCATAA
- the LOC107459930 gene encoding cyclin-A2-3 translates to MAAAEKSGVYELLNVSKGPDITDIDADFEDPQLCSFYATDIYKNLRIAELSRRPYPNYMETVQQDITQSMRGILVDWLVEVSEEYKLVPDTLYLTVYLIDWFLSQTYIERRRLQLLGITCMLIASKYEEINAPRIEEFCFITDNTYTKEEVRKMETEVLKSSSYKLFTPTTKTFLRRFLRAAQASYESPSFELEFLANYLAELTLMNYGFLNFRPSMIAASAVFLARWTLDRSSHPWNPTLQHYASYKPSDLKTTVLALRDLQLNSNDCPLTAIRTKYEQEKFKCVAALSSPELLDTLF, encoded by the exons ATGGCTGCAGCCGAGAAGAGTGGTGTTTATGAACTTCTAAATGTATCAAAGGGACCAGATATCACTGACATTGATGCGGATTTTGAAGATCCCCAATTGTGCAGCTTCTATGCGACTGATATCTACAAAAACTTGCGTATTGCTGAG CTATCAAGAAGGCCTTATCCTAACTACATGGAAACAGTACAGCAAGATATAACACAAAGCATGCGTGGGATACTGGTTGATTGGCTTGTAGAG GTCTCTGAGGAGTATAAATTGGTCCCGGATACTCTTTACCTCACTGTATATCTCATAGACTGGTTTCTCTCTCAAACTTACATTGAAAGACGACGACTTCAGTTGCTTGGCATAACCTGCATGCTAATTGCCTC GAAATACGAAGAAATTAATGCCCCACGCATTGAAGAATTCTGCTTCATCACAGACAACACATACACAAAAGAGGAG GTACGAAAAATGGAGACTGAAGTGTTGAAGTCCTCATCATATAAACTATTTACTCCCACTACAAAAACTTTCCTCAG GAGGTTTCTTCGGGCAGCACAAGCTTCTTACGAG AGCCCGAGCTTCGAATTGGAGTTCCTGGCAAATTACCTTGCTGAACTAACACTTATGAACTATGGTTTCTTAAATTTCCGTCCTTCTATGATTGCGGCATCTGCTGTATTTCTTGCTAGATGGACTTTAGATCGGTCAAGCCATCCATGG AATCCAACTCTTCAACACTATGCCTCTTATAAACCATCAGACTTGAAAACCACAGTTCTTGCATTACGGGATCTACAGCTGAATAGCAATGACTGCCCTTTAACCGCCATCCGCACCAAGTATGAGCAAGAGAAG TTCAAATGTGTAGCGGCTTTGTCATCACCTGAATTGCTTGACACACTGTTCTGA